TTctccccttttactatttatatgcctgtagacTTTGGAATTTGCATTTAATTTAGCTGCCAATCTtttttcctgctctctctttgcctcttatTTCCTTTCTCACTTCTCTTTTGAACATTCTATTTTCTGCCCGTGGAAAGAAGTTCTCACTTGTactatcaacctgacatctgtcatatgtaCGCCTTTTCTGgttcatcttactctctatcttTCTTGTCATCTAGGAAGCTCTGGCTTTAGTTGCCCTTCCTTTACCCCTCTTGGGAATGTATCTGGACTGTATCCAAGTCATTTCCTTTTAAAAGCAACCCATTGTTCTGTTACACTTTGACCCACTAATCTTTGATTTCAATTTACCCAGCCAGATTTGTTCCCACCCTATTAAAATTGACCCTCCTCCAAATAAGTATTTTTTCTTCAGATTGCTCATTAAAaccttaactctttctctctccacagaggccaGCCCAAcagagcatttccaacattttctgtttttactgcatgtttaactaacttgattgagcttTTTAATGAGGTGACAGAGTGTTGATGAGCGTAATATGGTTgacgtggtgtacatggacttgtAAGGGTATTTGATAAAATGTCACATAAtgggcttgccagcaaagttgaagtccatggactagatacaaaattggctgagtggcagcaaGTAgtgagtagtggtgaacagttgtagttttggactggaggaatgtatatagtggggttccctagggatcagtgttaggaccactgctttgCTTGATCTATACAATTACCTAGACCTGtgtgtggatgatacaaaaattgcaagtatagtgaactgtgaggaggatagagatagacttcaagaggtcatagacaagttggtggaataggcAGACATGAGGCAGAACTTTAATTCAGGGAGGTGTGGAGTGAagaattttgggaggaagaacgaAAAGagtcaatataaaataaagaatacaattctaaaggggatgcaggtgTATTGGAACCTGGGTTatctgtgcacaaatcattgaagttggcaggtcaggttgagaaagcagGTGAAAAGGTTCCTGGGCTTTATCATTAGAATTATAGAAAAGCAAGGAGGATACAACGAACCTTcagtaaaacactggttcagcctcagctggaatattgaatCCAATTTGGGCACCACAGCTTAAGAAGGGTGTGAATGCATTAGAtagggtgcaaaaaagatttatgagaatggttccggggTAAGAAGCTTTCGTTAAgtagttagattggagaagctggggctattcTTTTTGTAGAAGCAAAGGCTGAGAAGAAAGTTGTTAGCgtgcaaaatcatgaaggatctggACAGATAGAGAACTGTTCTCATTGGCAGAATGGTTGAGAACCAGAtgaaggtgaatggcaaaagaaccaaagatgaCAAGAGGAAAATCTTTTATATGAAGGgagtgattagggtctggaacgcacaaTCTAAAATgtgggtggaggcagattcaatcttgGCTTTCAAGATTGCagcattatggggaaaaggccTGGGAGAGGCACGAGGTGATTTGCTCTTGCAGAATGTCAGCGTTATCACGATAGACCCAattgcttccttctgtgctgtgaccattcgATGTTTCTATGTTTGTCAGCAGTGAAATGAATAATTTCATTTTAGTGGGAAAAATTATATAAAAATATAATGCACGACATCACATCTAAGCATAACATAGGGCACAGTTCAGGGACAATCAGGCGATTTGGAGCAAttgctgtgggagtgtgagaagcAGCCTGCAGACAGTGTTAATAATAACAATCTTGGCCTGAGCaccagggtcaattgaggctttcagaagggaattggatcattatctgaaaggaaaaatttgcaaggctacagggggaagacaggggagtggcactaggcgaattgctccttcagagggccagcagagaCACGGCGGGCCGaacgacctccttctgtgctgtgagcaTTCTAtgggtcaatatcctggccaGCCCCCTTTCAACATCCAGCACATTAGCCGGCGGTTTCTATGTGAGAATTGGGTCCATTCTTCAAAGGTTCCATTGGATTGTCACTGAATTAAGCGGAAACCATCACTGGACCGGGGCCACTCACCGTCACTGACGTGGACCAGATGTGCCCCCTGCGCGCTGCACGCTGGGAGTTGTAGTTCCTTCCGGCCAAGCTGCCGCAGCGACCAACGAAGTAGAAAACTATAACTCCCGACAGCAAACCGATGCGCATGCGCACTAGCCCACCAGACCCTGTAACCGAACCTGCTAGCCAAATAGGCCCGCCCGttaacctcctcctcccattggcTGAAATGCTCATCCTTTCGCCAGTTGGCTTTTTCTATTGGTGTGCACTGTTGTCAATAAATGAGCGCCGCAGCGAGTTCCGGTGTGAGGCCAGGTTAGGTTGGTGAggcgtgtgggtgaggggggcatCGGTGAGATATTTTCCTCTGGCCAAAGGCAAGAAAAGGTAAATATGGAGTCAGTGGGTGATTGTGGCCTTAAACAAGTCGATGAGCTATCAATTGAAGTGAGAAGGATGTTTGTTGAAGGGAATGAAAGTGTGTAATCCTAAACTCTGACCTATTGTAATCTTCATTAGCAACTGTTAAGTGCTGTATTGCAGCTGAATAGTTGGACGGCTGACATGGTCTAATCTTTCATCCTTAGCTTCAGAATTGAATTTGTTGGGCCTGTTATTTGGTAGGGAGTTTATTTCCTAAAGATTTCTTGTTACGGGTCAAATAAAGTCCCTGTGACGTCATAAAGAGTGTCAAGaaccaaatattttttaaaaattagcccATTAGAACAGGTCAAAGAATAGCAGAATTGATCTTCCCTAAGTACAGGTTTGTTTCTGTTAATTAACAAATATTCAGAATTTAGAAATTTGGATGCCAAAGTTATCCTACTATTTGCTACTCGATATCCAGTTTTCATAAACAAGTTTAGTACTTTAAACTGTTCAAAAGTGAGTCAGAggagttttattttaaaatttattaagGACAGCAAAATGAAATTGAACCTAATGGTTGTATGAAAAACTGGCACTTCCCTCAAAGCAGTGTGCAGCATTTTGGGAAATTTTGTGCTTTAATGAATGCAAGTACTTTTCATGCAGTTGTGTTATCTAATGATAAGAGTGAGTTTCTTTACTTTTGTCATATATTACTATTGTTCTGTTATAATGGACATTTATTCCTTACTGAATTTACTGTTAACATTGAGTACTAGGCTAGCCCCTTGTACTTAAAATACTTTGGACCTCTGATTGATTTGTCATGTTGTTTTGCTCCTATCTACCTATGTGgttcaaaacatttttaaatcatcagcgaacatccagtTTATCTGACATTATATGTTCATTTGTGTCTTCCTTGTTCTGAATCAAAATTTAATTGTTGAAAGGCCTATTGGAAACACTGATGAGATTAACAATGCTCAGTCAAATGGTATTTGTACCATCACAGGCAACCTTTGCATTCATGAATGCTGATCTGGAGGTGCCTTTCTTTCTTTAACCTAGTACCAACCAAGCATTTCATTTTTAGATGGCATGATTGTCCAGCAAAAAATGTTCATAAGCCATCTCAAATGAACAATACATAGGTGGTCTGGATGGAGGGGCATTAAGGAAAGCTGATGTGGGAAGTGGAAATTTGACTGGTGTATAAGGGAATGGGTGCCCTCATTGGGGTTAAAAGTGCAGAGTAAATGGAGCTTTGCCTCTTGGGTATTGTGATATGAGGACTATTCCATAACCCTGCTATCTTTATTTACTGGAGCCTTATTCTATTTGCTTGATGCTGACACTGAGTGCCAAAGTGAGAGAATTCTACCTGTAGCGCTAATATCCTTGTCTTTGAAcacattatttaaaaaataatgccTTTTCTGATCTTCTAAAGTTATTTTACAGACAGCAAAACATCTTTTGACAAAGTCTTGCTCTCGAAAGATGGAGATCACATCATATTACACTAAACTTCTGGGAGAACTAAATGAACAGCGGAAGCAGGACTTCTTCTGTGACTGCAGCATTATTGTGGAGGGGAGAATCTTCAAAGCTCACCGGAATATTCTATTTGCTAACAGTGGCTATTTCAGAGCCTTGCTGATTCACTATATCCATGATAGTGGGCGTCCTAGCACTGCCTCCCTGGACATTGTCACATCTGAGGCCTTTTCCATAATACTGGACTTTCTTTATTCTGGAAAGCTGAACCTTTGCAGTAAGAATGTTATTGAAGTTATGTCAGCAGCTAGTTACCTGCAGATGACTGATGTAGTTAGCTTCTGTAAACTGTACATTAGATCTTCTCTTGACATCTGCGTGAAAGATGAAAAGGACGATAACTGCAATCATGTGGAGAATGGGAATAATGTAGCAGCCTTTGGGGATGCTGTATCTTTTTGTAGGAATCAATGTCCAAACCCCGTTACATCAATTCAACAGCAGGAATCAAGCCCTGATAATAATCAAGGCATAACCTGGAATGAGTGCAATTCTTATCATCCTATAGATCTCGCACAGAAAGATCAGGACAATCTTTCTCCAGAGAAACTTCACCCTCCATCTTTACCTAAACTTCCAGAACCTAAAGTTGAGTTTGATGAGGATGAAGTAGAATCGGTTGACAGATTCCGGCAGTTTacatcatctgccacagaccAGGCTGAGGAGAGGCTGCAATCTGCACCAGCTATGGAAATAGCCTATGAAAATTATCAGATGAAGCAGTTCTTAGAAGTTTTATTGAGGACAGGGAACGTCCAACGGAAGGAGGATCTGATACAGCACTTTTCCAGAGGAGGGCGTCCAGAGGATGGAGGGGGCTCCTTCTCCAATATGATGGATGTACAGAGTGATTGGTATGGGGAGGATGCAGGTGAGATCCATATTACTAACCAATTCCGAAATGGATCACTTtaacagtgctatggggagatgCATTTATCGTAGGAATTTGTGTTCTGATAACGTAGTATATTCACTTATACTGTTGGTGACTATTCCAATAACTGAAGTGCTGTGAAATTCAGGCAGCCAAAATGCTTCCTATATATGAACAGGGGAACAACTAACTTCACTTGCACACCATGTGATCCTTAGTGAAGTAATACCAAGGAAAAGGTTGATTGAATCTACCAAAGGGTTTGGAAAAGTAAACCTTCTCAATTTTAGATAGCCATAAGGTGACAGTGAGGCTTTTTGTTGTATAAAACCCTCACAAATTGAGATCAGGTTTAGCTTAACAATGGTCCAATAGATGAAGGTTAGTATGGTTAGCAGTGCGCCAGGAATGGCATGTGAGGCTAGGACAGTGGGCCAGCCAGCATGTTCCAACATGAAAATGTTTGGGCAAATCTTGGGCACCACCCTATAAACTGGGTGGTTTTAGTAAAATTCCTCCTAGCAGCATATGGCTGTGTATATTAGATGCAGTAAGTAAATTAGTTTTTAGTCTGTTGAtcagtgtgtgttaatctgtcaTTGGCTGGCAATTCTTGTCAATTGTTGCTCTGTTCTTTTTTTTGAGCTGCAAGTTTGTTCGCACATTGCATGTCTTTTTGATCAAGGCATATATCAGCACTAAATTACAACAGAATACTTACTGAGGAATATTCTCAGGGAACACAGTTGCTTAAAAACCAGGATGAGCTGTAGGAATTACTGTGAACAGGATCCTATTTGTTGTAGAGACTTCAGAACAAATCAAAAGTTTTATCACTGTCCCTCTACTGACTGCAGGTTAACTGGGTTAGGAGTTACTATTTCTTAAAGTACTTGAAATCTTTTTATCATGGCTGTACTGCTAAATAATTTAACATCCCTCTTCTGCTTCAAGAGGCACTTTCTCCTTTTGAGTCAGctccttttatttaaaaaaaaacacttcctaACAGTGAGGAGTTGCTTGGAGTCTTGGAACTGAGAGGAATTCACTTACTTTGTACTGTTGTTGTTGTAGCACTTTATTTCTGTCTCAGTACCACTAGTTGactgttaggaacataggaaccaggagtaagccatttagccctttgagcctgttctatgatatatggctgatctgtatcttaactgtTATCTACCTTGGTTCCATAATTTTTAATAACCATGCATAACAATCTATCAATTTCATgtctgaaattttcaattgatccccaGCCTCAATGACTTTTTGGGGAATGAgctccagattttcactaccctttgtgtCAAGATATGCTTTCTAACATCacctctcccaccagaggaaatagcttcaGTCTTATATACATTGTTAACTCCTTTAATCATATTAAGCAGCTCATTCAGATCACCACTTAATCTTCAATATTGAAAGGAATAAAGGCTAGTTTATGCAAATTGTTGCCATTATTTAGCCTTGCTGAATCTGTATTGTGCCCCCTAAAAGCCAATATCACCTTCCtaggtgtggtgaccagaattgaaaGCAGATGAGACCTAACCATAGCTCTATACCACCGTCAAAAAACTTCCACCCCTTTGTATTCCATATCTCTCAAGATCAAGGCTAACATCCCATTAActtagtaattttttttttgaacgtCTTTTCGTGACTTCGGTACTTGTAGCCCTAAATCTCTCTTCTTGTCTCCTAGCCAATACTCTGATCTGTCTTTCTTGTATCCAAATGACCTCCCTTTTCTTCATATTGAACTCCATCTATCACATTGttgctcacttaatctatctatgtaaATTACAACTTTCTGCTCCTATCTAATTATTTACTATTAAACCTAATTTTGGGTCATCAGCAAACTAAGATACCTGGATttcccttatccaaatcatttataaacATAGTGAAAAGCTGTGGTCCTAGGATCAATTCCTATGGGACACGAGTAGTTACACCCTTCCAATTTGAGTACATACCCAGTGGCCCTGCACTGTTTATCTCCTAACCAATTCCCTATTGAAGCCAGTGGAGCCATTTGTTCCTTTTTCCTAAATAGCCCCTTGCTTAGAACCTTGTTGAATGACTTCTGGAAGTGGATAACCTGTTTTTGTAGGGTAATGAATGAACTAGCTCTACAGCTGGGccaagcttttaaaaaaaaatctgaatacTTGACTTAGTAGTGACCAGGAAGATTAAAACGTGGGGTCAGTAGATGTATGTTTGTAGAATCAAGTTGTGAGCTTTGAGTCTGGCAGTCAATATACTCAAACAGCGACTCGAACTGCTAGCATGCTTTCTTAAGGTCCTGGTATCTGATTAGTCCTGGCTAAGCATATGTCTGTTGTTAGCATGGACCAATCCAAAAACAAGCAGGAAACTAACTCATCATCATTGACTCATTTGTACTATATAAGATGTAAGATCTGTAGGACATACGAAAGGAAAGAATTGCTTTTTATTAAATATAATTCACCTAAGATTACCTTGATAGCTAGCAAAACTCCCATGTTTGACCTGTAGTCCATGATGAGTTTATCTGAAGTGATTGTAATATAGCTATAATTGAtcttgtgtcagccatggctcagtcagtaacacactTGCCTCCATGTCATAAGGTTCcttgttcaagtcccactctaagaCTTGAGCACTGAAATCAAGGCAGATGCTCTGGTACTGAGGAGTTACCATCTTTcgtgtgagatgttaaaccaaagccccaccTGCCCTCTGGATGTAAAATATtccctggcactattttgaagaagagaatgagaattattcccagtgtcctggccaatatttatccttcaatcaacaataCAAAAAGatttttctggtcattatcacgttgctgtttctgggagcttgctgtgtgcaaattggctgctgcattcctgataatacagcagtgactacacttcaaaagtgtgtTATTGACTGTATAGTTCTTTGAAGTGTCCAATGGTTGTGAAAGGCTTttaactatataaatgcaaggcttttttTTCTGGAACCCCTGATGCTCTGCATCAGTCTTGCTGTAAAATGATGAATGTTTGCCTGAGGACAGCAGTAATCCTCAGTTGTGCTTTTGTGATTAAATAGACTGCCAATGCTCTTTTGTTGAGGCTTGCAAATAAGTAATGAACACTTGGGTGAGGTGGTGGAAGATAGGTTTTACCTTTAGAATCATACCCCAAGAAATAGGCTTCACACTACTGCTATAGCACAGATAAATACGGGAGAGATTTTCCAATTCTTGACCATAAATTGATACCAAATCTTGCCTTATGTATAAGTCCCTTCTTAAAGAGCATCACCATGCATATCATTTTAAACATCAAAACATTTAGATCAATGCATTATAAACAGCTGGTGCCAATGACACAGAAACCACATGTACCATAAGGCTGATTGTATCTCTGCCAGTCAGCCCCATTCAGAAATCTAGTCGTCCCAACTGAGTTACTTCAGCATTTTCTCTTGTACTCTGTTGGCTTTAAGTATCTGATCTAATCCAGGTTTTCATAATCTCAAAAGAACTTGGCAATTCATTTCTGTTATGCTGCTGATGCAGGGACTTAAATGGTCCAGAAAGCTGGTATCCACACCCTGTCATCAAAGTGCTAATAAAGGCATCAAATAAACCACTATAATTATTACATTGAAATTATAACAGACACAAAACATTTGGGTCAACCAGTGCATGCTGGTTTTATCCTCCAAGCAAGGAGTAGTCCTAATCCATCTGCCCACCCTGTTTCCACATCCCTTTCCTTCAACCACCTATCTAATCTATTCTTAAATGTTAACATGGCCTTGCTCTAATCACTAACTCTGGTATCATATTCCACATCCTCACAACCagctgtgtgtttttttttaagtttctccTGCCCGCTGCCAtaaatctcttacatttaatcCAATATCTCTGTCCTCAGTCTGGATCCCACAATCGTTGGAAACAGTCTGGTGTCTCAACTCTTCATGATTTTAAGCAGTCCATCAAAGCAGTTCGTATTGTCCTCCTACATCAAAAAGAGCCCCTAGTTACGTAGAATTTTACAGAATAAAAACAGCCCATTTGCCCAACTGGcacttatgctccacatgagtcttCTCCACCATACTTCATCCCAACGTTTGAACATTTTTCTTCTAAGTCTTTCTCCATAaggtacttatctagcttccgcTTAAACATTTCTACATTGTTTGTCTCAATGACTACATGTGGCACTGAATCCATATTATCACCACTCAGTTTTTCACACCTTCATATTTGTATGTCCTTATACTAGACTGCATCTGATGAATCTGCACTGTACGCTCTCATGCTTCAACATCCTTCCTCTCTTGTGGAACCAAAAACTGCACAGTACTGCACCTGTGGTCTTAATGGGGTTTTATATAGATTCACCTTTTAAATTTTggacttttgtattcaatacctcttgCCATAAAACATAGTTTTCCAttagtttttattttaactgcctTATCCACTTGAAGTGCTGCTTTCTGCTTTTTAATGCCGAATGACTCTGAACCCCTTAAAGCCTCTGCCCTTACACTAGGGTAGGCTGGGTTGTGGGGTATGATTAAAAGAGTTTTCCTCTCTCTTACTGTTAATGAATTTGATCTAACACTTTGCCCATTCCACCATCATATCTATATTCCCTTACAGCTTCctttgctcctcagaattctttaCTTTGCAGTTTGGCTACCTCTTACATGTAGGCCTGTATCTAACTCATTGGTCTGCATCAGGAATTAAATTGATGTTAGAATAGAACCCTGTGGGACACTACTACCTGGTCCATCCACTGAAAAGCTGCCCTTAAGTTCTGCTCTTGTCCTCCTTTCTCACCAGTTTTTAACCAAGTTTGCCACCCTTCCCTTAATTTCATATCCCTTAATGTTCTTCATGAGTGTCCTATGTGGGACCATGTCAAAGGCTTCTTGAAAGTATGTATATACCACTTACTTCCGCTGTGTTTTCCCATCTGTCATTTAGTCTCCTTTCTAAAATCTGTGTTGGCTGGTTCTAATTATTTTAATCTAGAAATTTCGTAAATTCACCTTTAATTAAAGATTCCAGAATGTTCCCTGCCACAGATGTTAAATTATATGGCCTGTAATTACACTGGCTCTCTATCTGATATTGCATTGACCATTCTTCAGTTGTCTGGCAAAAATCCACACTTGATGGAAATATAATTTCTAAGCTGTCTGCTGTTTCTTTCCCTAGTTCTCTGAGGATCCTTGGATGACCACCTGTAACTTAATTTATTTCCCTAATATCATATGATTAGTgatataaaaccagaaaatgctgggaatactcagaaggtctggcagcatttgtggagagaagaacaaagttaacatttcagtccCGTGAACCTTCCTCAGATTCTAAAGGAGAAAACTACCATGTGTTCTGTGTTTCatgcctgaaacgttaactctgtctctttttccacagatgttgccaaacctcctgagtatttccagcatttttagattttatttcaaatttccagcatctgcagtgattAGCTTTTGCTATCACGTGATTCATCAATGATCTGGACTTGAGTATGGGGCATGGTTTCAAAGTGTAGAGAATGTGAAGCTtgtaaatgtaataaacagtgaggaagatatgagcaaatttcagacagactggtgaaatgggcattCACGTGGCAGATGaggtttaatgcagagaaatgtgcatggtggggtgaatggccttctcctgtgtgGTATCATTCTCTGATTAGAAatttgaagtgatacattttggaagaaagaatcaggagagacaatataaactaaatggtacaatttgaaAGGGGTGCAAGAACGGAGAGAC
The nucleotide sequence above comes from Carcharodon carcharias isolate sCarCar2 chromosome 19, sCarCar2.pri, whole genome shotgun sequence. Encoded proteins:
- the LOC121291449 gene encoding zinc finger and BTB domain-containing protein 8B-like, with translation MEITSYYTKLLGELNEQRKQDFFCDCSIIVEGRIFKAHRNILFANSGYFRALLIHYIHDSGRPSTASLDIVTSEAFSIILDFLYSGKLNLCSKNVIEVMSAASYLQMTDVVSFCKLYIRSSLDICVKDEKDDNCNHVENGNNVAAFGDAVSFCRNQCPNPVTSIQQQESSPDNNQGITWNECNSYHPIDLAQKDQDNLSPEKLHPPSLPKLPEPKVEFDEDEVESVDRFRQFTSSATDQAEERLQSAPAMEIAYENYQMKQFLEVLLRTGNVQRKEDLIQHFSRGGRPEDGGGSFSNMMDVQSDWYGEDAGNGIIVPKKIYKCPFCTYTAKQKGILKRHMRSHTGERPYPCETCGKRFTRLEHLRSHALSVHRSNRPIVCKGCRRTFTSNLQHGARRFGLCDSCTCVMTTNEETSPVNLSQTEQVLENQEKDDKDTNWPVYIESSEENESAGDNVDDKQQIQRSLTDGEGFI